In the genome of Thermus sp. LT1-2-5, one region contains:
- a CDS encoding uroporphyrinogen-III synthase, which translates to MVLLTRGKDRALLARLAALGVEAAEVALLEQVDLPGLEELPGKLLEPWDYVAVTSKEGAKRLLWAWEEAGRPPLRVAAVGEGTGEVLAQGGLPPAHLPERATAKDLAESFPPAQRVLFVAGDLAGRDLEAGLGAKGVEVVRLEVYATRERELSQEERRLLEGAEVVAFFSPSGVRAYARWTHRRPKAACIGPATAEAAATLGFPVFVAAEPGLEGLFQAILRAL; encoded by the coding sequence GTGGTGCTCCTCACGAGGGGGAAGGATAGGGCGCTTTTGGCCCGGCTCGCCGCCTTGGGGGTGGAGGCGGCGGAGGTGGCCCTTTTGGAACAGGTGGACCTCCCGGGCTTAGAGGAACTTCCCGGGAAGCTCCTGGAGCCATGGGACTACGTGGCCGTCACTTCCAAGGAAGGAGCGAAAAGGCTCCTTTGGGCCTGGGAGGAGGCGGGAAGGCCCCCCCTAAGGGTGGCGGCGGTGGGGGAGGGGACAGGGGAGGTCCTGGCGCAAGGGGGGCTACCCCCCGCCCACCTTCCGGAAAGGGCCACGGCCAAGGACCTGGCCGAGAGCTTCCCCCCGGCGCAAAGGGTTCTGTTCGTGGCGGGGGACCTGGCGGGGCGGGACCTGGAGGCGGGGCTAGGGGCTAAGGGGGTGGAGGTGGTGCGCCTTGAGGTCTACGCCACCCGGGAGCGGGAACTTTCCCAGGAGGAGCGCCGCCTCCTGGAGGGGGCGGAGGTGGTGGCCTTCTTCAGCCCGAGCGGGGTGCGGGCCTACGCCCGCTGGACGCATCGGCGACCCAAGGCGGCCTGCATTGGCCCCGCCACGGCGGAGGCGGCAGCAACCCTGGGCTTTCCCGTCTTCGTCGCGGCGGAGCCGGGGCTAGAGGGGCTTTTCCAGGCGATCCTTCGCGCTTTGTGA
- the ccsA gene encoding cytochrome c biogenesis protein CcsA, with protein MTLASALAFLGVALLALGWFWPRGIGLGAWLYLGAALVDALAKGVFSGPAQPALVLGGLLALRGEGLGLRPRLSPLRRYLLLLALVLGLFALKALPHPRGELPLFLTLFHAGAFVVAYLALAVGVGAGVLCALQDLRLRAHPEKALGAPPLWSLKRLERGYLRVGYWAATLGLGSGMAWAFSYFGSPLSLDPKELSAFLGWLLFTFYFLLEERLRGRARVALLLLAYALFLFAFLGAPFLGSRHPSRLPL; from the coding sequence ATGACCCTGGCAAGCGCCCTGGCCTTTTTGGGCGTGGCTCTCTTGGCCCTAGGGTGGTTCTGGCCTCGAGGGATTGGGCTTGGGGCCTGGCTCTACCTGGGGGCGGCCTTGGTGGATGCCCTGGCCAAGGGGGTTTTTTCCGGGCCGGCCCAGCCCGCCTTGGTCCTGGGCGGCCTTTTGGCCCTGCGGGGGGAGGGCCTCGGCCTTCGCCCCAGGCTTTCTCCCTTGCGGCGCTACCTTCTCCTTTTGGCCTTGGTCCTGGGCCTTTTCGCCCTCAAGGCCCTGCCCCACCCTAGGGGAGAGCTACCCCTGTTCCTTACCCTCTTCCACGCCGGGGCCTTTGTGGTGGCTTACCTGGCCTTGGCGGTGGGGGTGGGGGCGGGCGTCCTGTGCGCCTTGCAGGACCTGCGCCTGCGGGCGCACCCGGAAAAGGCCTTAGGGGCCCCGCCCCTTTGGAGCCTAAAGCGGCTTGAGCGGGGGTACTTGCGGGTGGGCTATTGGGCGGCCACCCTGGGCCTGGGAAGCGGCATGGCCTGGGCCTTTAGCTACTTCGGAAGCCCTTTGAGCCTGGACCCCAAGGAGCTTTCCGCCTTTTTGGGTTGGCTCCTTTTTACCTTCTATTTCCTCTTGGAGGAGAGGCTTAGGGGCCGGGCCCGGGTTGCGCTTCTCCTTCTGGCCTACGCCCTTTTCCTCTTCGCCTTTTTGGGGGCTCCCTTCCTGGGGTCCCGGCACCCCTCGAGGCTCCCTCTTTAA
- the hemA gene encoding glutamyl-tRNA reductase produces MALPLYLVGLSHKTAPLAVRERAALDPVVALPAALRRLGKAVVLSTCNRTEIYGVGSFQEAKALLLERGVEPQHLYVKEGTAALRHLFQVAAGLDSLVLGEAQILGQVREALFLARRHGATESLLEKAFQSAIAVGKRARSETAIGAGAVSVAYAALDLALAVFGDLAGLSVAVLGAGEMAELFLTHLRAHGVGRVLVVNRTAERAKALAERFHGEAFSLEALPQVLARADLVVASAAAPHYLVRPEDLPRRAKPLFLIDIALPRNIDPRVGRLPHAYLYNLDDLEKVVEKNRQARLGEVPKVEALIEKALGDYLEWYAGHRVREAIRALEEKLLREVSTELPHADPFTWHKEAGRRAHPLILALKAQART; encoded by the coding sequence ATGGCCCTGCCCTTATACCTGGTGGGCCTTTCCCACAAGACCGCTCCCCTGGCGGTGCGGGAAAGGGCTGCCCTGGACCCCGTCGTGGCCCTCCCCGCCGCCCTGCGGCGCCTGGGCAAGGCGGTGGTCCTTTCCACCTGCAACCGCACGGAGATTTACGGGGTGGGCTCCTTCCAGGAGGCCAAGGCGCTCCTTTTGGAAAGGGGTGTGGAGCCCCAGCACCTCTACGTCAAGGAGGGGACGGCGGCCCTTCGCCACCTCTTCCAAGTGGCCGCAGGGTTGGACTCCTTGGTGCTGGGGGAGGCCCAGATCCTGGGCCAAGTGCGGGAGGCCCTTTTCCTGGCGCGGCGGCATGGGGCCACGGAAAGCCTTCTGGAAAAGGCTTTCCAGTCGGCCATCGCCGTGGGCAAGCGGGCCCGGAGCGAAACCGCCATCGGCGCCGGGGCGGTGAGCGTGGCCTACGCCGCCTTGGACCTGGCCCTGGCCGTCTTCGGCGATCTGGCGGGGCTTTCCGTGGCGGTTTTGGGGGCGGGGGAAATGGCGGAGCTCTTCCTCACCCACCTCCGCGCCCACGGGGTGGGGCGGGTCCTGGTGGTGAACCGCACGGCGGAGCGGGCGAAGGCCTTGGCGGAGCGCTTCCATGGGGAGGCGTTTTCCCTGGAAGCCCTGCCCCAGGTCCTGGCGAGGGCGGACCTGGTGGTGGCCTCCGCCGCCGCCCCCCACTACCTGGTGCGCCCCGAGGACCTGCCCCGGCGGGCCAAGCCCCTTTTCCTCATCGACATCGCCCTGCCCCGGAACATAGACCCCAGGGTGGGGCGGCTTCCCCACGCCTACCTCTACAACCTGGACGACCTGGAAAAGGTGGTGGAGAAAAACCGCCAAGCCCGCCTGGGGGAGGTGCCCAAGGTGGAGGCCCTCATTGAGAAGGCCCTGGGCGATTACCTGGAGTGGTACGCCGGCCACCGGGTGCGGGAGGCCATCCGGGCCTTGGAGGAAAAGCTTCTCCGGGAGGTGTCCACGGAGTTGCCCCACGCCGACCCCTTCACCTGGCACAAGGAGGCGGGCCGCCGGGCCCACCCCTTGATCCTGGCCCTCAAGGCCCAGGCCCGGACATGA
- a CDS encoding carboxymuconolactone decarboxylase family protein — MSVRAAIWGEKKEAIEESLKAVDEDLFRYIRDFAYEEVLARPGLDLKTRELLAITALIALGSPKELATHLEGALRVGATEQEVRETILQSALFLGFPRALAAMKLFQRVLKGRGAPHEGEG; from the coding sequence ATGAGCGTGCGGGCGGCCATCTGGGGGGAAAAGAAAGAGGCCATTGAGGAAAGCCTGAAGGCGGTGGACGAGGACCTCTTCCGCTACATCCGCGACTTCGCCTACGAGGAGGTCCTGGCCCGCCCGGGGCTGGACCTGAAGACCCGGGAGCTTCTGGCCATCACCGCCTTGATCGCCCTGGGAAGCCCCAAGGAGCTCGCCACCCACCTGGAGGGGGCCTTGAGGGTGGGGGCCACGGAGCAGGAGGTGCGGGAAACCATCCTCCAGTCCGCCCTCTTCCTGGGCTTTCCCCGGGCCCTGGCGGCCATGAAGCTCTTCCAGAGGGTGCTGAAGGGCCGTGGTGCTCCTCACGAGGGGGAAGGATAG